A genomic segment from Leptospira kirschneri serovar Cynopteri str. 3522 CT encodes:
- a CDS encoding TonB-dependent receptor, with product MEKIKPFIVFNYLKSNIIFYLFLSFLSLIVFLSPVRIFSQEQSEKESPETKDLKTEESTRDDKRSEGIFVKGYTDKGLTGMKQNVRLKDIPATVNIIDNKELKARAADQWLSAISYVPGIFVIQNYGGFNTLTIRGLDSRNTLLLKDGARDDTFLIQNSSPMSNLTNVERIEILKGPNSVLYGQGAMAGVIHIITKKPRKKAEYELSFTKGSFDTKRAYIGATGPIGTESLRYRIDAATSQYQGFRKNSYNLNNISTSFEWDISMKHTLSILSGKTFDFTKPDAGLPKSKNPNIDLVLPGIRLNNNYNTKEDYLKNESGNFKIQLDSKFSNKLSMKSFISYLPQTYYYFSAEDLTISSTDENTIERDHFHFETKRSPLQGTIELQCIFQTGFKHKLLSGYEYHRMVSRHRQRYFPVGSTNVNVLYPQIDSVQSLPVNFRDRKILYQQMHSLYFQDLMELSKIIKFVLGGRYDSWVRENVTEKLSDWNDQYVSKPEDRIINRFDAKVFTYRLGLVYQPLQYYTAYLGYSTAFIPVTFINIKGDQLKPEMGEQIELGQRIEFVKGKIQLTSALFASKKYDVAVRINSKPALYDQAGELRTNGYEFDIDLRLTKRWSLKSGYAHTIAEWESFRFINSKGNEIDYKGNRPINVPRDTANLWTTYTFASGLGFGLGGRYIDSIAGDNANSFSLPPYGLYDVSLYYRYNHFYFQINCNNISNKKYFISSIPNPTPGPPRQFLFTASAKF from the coding sequence ATGGAAAAAATCAAACCATTCATTGTTTTTAACTACTTAAAAAGCAATATCATTTTTTACTTATTTTTAAGCTTTTTATCTTTAATAGTTTTTCTTTCTCCAGTCCGAATTTTTTCTCAGGAACAATCCGAAAAAGAATCACCTGAAACTAAAGATTTAAAAACGGAAGAATCGACGAGAGATGATAAACGGTCCGAAGGTATATTCGTAAAGGGTTATACTGATAAAGGACTTACTGGAATGAAACAAAACGTACGTCTAAAAGACATTCCGGCGACCGTAAACATCATAGACAATAAAGAGCTAAAAGCCCGCGCTGCGGATCAATGGCTTTCTGCTATCTCTTATGTTCCCGGTATATTTGTAATTCAAAACTACGGAGGATTTAACACTCTTACGATTAGAGGATTAGATTCTCGTAATACTCTTTTACTTAAAGACGGCGCAAGAGACGACACTTTTCTCATTCAGAATAGTTCTCCTATGAGTAACCTAACAAACGTTGAAAGAATTGAAATCCTGAAAGGACCGAATTCAGTTTTATATGGACAAGGAGCTATGGCGGGTGTGATCCATATCATCACTAAAAAACCTCGAAAAAAAGCTGAGTATGAACTTTCATTTACAAAAGGAAGTTTTGATACTAAAAGAGCTTACATAGGCGCCACCGGGCCCATCGGAACCGAATCTTTAAGATACAGAATAGACGCGGCCACTTCCCAGTATCAAGGTTTTAGAAAAAATTCTTACAACTTAAATAACATATCCACTTCTTTTGAATGGGATATTTCCATGAAACACACTCTATCCATTCTTTCCGGAAAAACCTTCGATTTTACAAAACCAGACGCGGGTCTTCCAAAATCAAAAAATCCTAATATAGATTTGGTTTTGCCCGGAATACGTTTAAACAATAATTACAATACAAAGGAGGACTATCTTAAAAACGAAAGTGGTAATTTTAAAATTCAACTAGACAGTAAGTTTTCCAATAAACTTTCGATGAAATCTTTTATTTCCTATTTACCTCAGACTTATTATTATTTTTCAGCGGAAGATTTAACTATTTCTTCCACGGATGAAAATACGATCGAAAGAGATCACTTTCATTTTGAAACGAAAAGATCTCCCTTACAAGGTACGATTGAATTACAATGTATTTTTCAGACCGGGTTTAAACATAAACTTCTATCCGGTTATGAATATCACCGTATGGTGAGCAGACATAGACAGAGATATTTTCCAGTAGGCAGCACAAATGTAAACGTTCTATATCCCCAAATAGATTCGGTTCAATCCTTGCCAGTGAATTTTAGAGATAGAAAAATTTTATATCAACAAATGCATTCTTTGTATTTTCAAGACCTAATGGAACTTTCAAAAATTATAAAGTTCGTTTTAGGAGGAAGATATGATAGTTGGGTAAGAGAAAACGTAACAGAAAAACTATCCGATTGGAACGATCAATACGTTTCTAAACCAGAAGACAGAATCATCAATCGATTTGACGCCAAAGTGTTCACTTACAGATTAGGACTGGTCTATCAACCTCTTCAGTATTATACCGCTTACCTAGGTTATTCTACTGCGTTTATTCCTGTTACGTTCATCAATATAAAAGGCGATCAACTTAAACCAGAAATGGGGGAACAAATAGAACTAGGCCAAAGGATCGAATTTGTAAAAGGAAAGATTCAATTGACAAGTGCCCTTTTTGCCTCAAAAAAATATGACGTTGCAGTTAGAATCAATTCTAAACCCGCTTTGTATGATCAAGCGGGAGAACTTAGAACCAACGGTTACGAATTCGATATAGATCTTCGTTTAACCAAAAGATGGAGTCTAAAATCAGGATATGCGCATACAATTGCAGAATGGGAATCTTTTCGTTTTATAAACTCAAAAGGGAATGAAATCGATTACAAAGGAAATAGACCGATCAACGTTCCCAGAGACACCGCCAACCTTTGGACTACTTATACTTTTGCTTCCGGTCTTGGGTTTGGTTTAGGTGGACGTTATATAGATTCGATCGCCGGTGATAACGCAAATTCTTTTTCGCTTCCACCCTATGGACTATATGACGTGTCCCTATATTATAGATATAACCATTTTTATTTCCAGATCAATTGTAACAACATATCCAATAAGAAATATTTTATATCCTCCATCCCAAACCCAACTCCAGGCCCGCCTAGACAATTTCTATTTACCGCAAGTGCTAAATTTTAA
- a CDS encoding acyl-CoA dehydrogenase family protein codes for MIENNYFLENQDLQENFQFIIDWKEIINGFEDDFTDHKIFQKNGDESLSMAPGSYDEALEYYKSILESGGEIAGRQIASIAKDMDVEGLKYSSGKVTFPEAMIKGIEQVKNSGILPYSIGRKHGGLGVPATIQCMMLELFSRADGSFAISLGCLNLAETIERFGSKEMIDEYVPKMANGEIFGAMALTEPNYGSDLPNLQTKAIKDENGIWKLTGTKRFITHGCGFANIPAVILTLARTGTPTSGARGLSFFLVKSSDVFIAGIEKKMGLHCSPTCEVVYENTPGILIGEEGYGLVRYSMAMMNGARLSIAAQAMGIATAAYMEAKKYASEREQFGKTIQNIPAVRKMLSFMDREIAGMRAILLEASRSIDLYHWKSERMKEQKIEERVIKKDETIRKWEKLANLFTPLSKYYITEIANKIAYDALQIHGGAGFTYDYDISRIYRDVRITNIYEGTTQLQVVAAIGGIVSGMSSKGHLRQYFEEEFSKIGGGSTLLNENKDSLEKIVESYSSIENSSLRDEVAFEVVQSTARVLIGLLLEKGVSKLNNETKKKREILSRDYNLESKAILLSNRIIVEDRQTQLTFV; via the coding sequence ATGATCGAAAATAATTATTTTTTAGAAAACCAAGATTTACAGGAAAACTTTCAATTTATCATAGATTGGAAAGAGATCATAAACGGTTTTGAAGACGATTTTACAGATCATAAAATCTTTCAAAAAAACGGAGACGAATCCTTATCGATGGCTCCCGGTTCTTATGATGAAGCATTAGAATATTATAAATCTATTTTAGAGTCCGGCGGCGAAATAGCCGGTAGACAAATCGCGTCTATCGCAAAAGATATGGACGTAGAAGGTTTGAAATACTCTTCCGGAAAAGTTACTTTCCCAGAAGCCATGATCAAAGGGATAGAACAGGTAAAAAACTCAGGAATTCTTCCCTATAGTATAGGAAGGAAACACGGCGGACTCGGAGTTCCAGCAACCATTCAATGTATGATGTTGGAATTATTTTCAAGAGCCGATGGTTCTTTTGCGATCTCTCTCGGATGTCTCAACTTAGCAGAAACCATAGAACGTTTTGGTTCCAAGGAAATGATAGATGAATACGTTCCTAAAATGGCAAACGGAGAAATTTTTGGAGCCATGGCTTTGACAGAACCGAACTACGGATCGGATCTTCCGAATCTACAGACTAAAGCCATCAAAGATGAAAATGGAATCTGGAAACTCACCGGAACCAAACGTTTTATCACACATGGATGCGGATTTGCTAATATTCCTGCCGTAATTTTAACTCTCGCAAGAACCGGAACTCCTACGAGCGGAGCCCGTGGTCTTTCTTTTTTCTTAGTAAAAAGTTCTGACGTTTTTATTGCCGGAATCGAAAAAAAAATGGGACTTCACTGTTCTCCTACTTGTGAAGTGGTCTATGAAAACACTCCCGGAATCTTAATTGGTGAAGAAGGATATGGTTTAGTCCGTTATTCTATGGCAATGATGAATGGTGCTAGACTTTCGATCGCCGCACAGGCGATGGGAATTGCAACCGCCGCTTATATGGAAGCTAAAAAATATGCTTCCGAAAGAGAACAATTCGGAAAGACGATTCAAAATATTCCTGCGGTTCGTAAAATGTTATCTTTTATGGACAGAGAAATTGCTGGAATGAGAGCGATTTTACTGGAAGCTTCTCGTTCTATCGATCTCTATCACTGGAAATCAGAAAGGATGAAAGAACAAAAAATTGAAGAAAGAGTAATTAAAAAGGACGAAACAATCCGTAAATGGGAAAAACTAGCTAATCTCTTTACTCCATTATCAAAATATTATATTACAGAAATTGCAAATAAAATAGCTTACGACGCCCTTCAGATCCACGGAGGAGCTGGTTTTACTTACGACTACGACATTTCTAGAATTTACAGAGACGTTCGAATCACAAATATCTACGAAGGAACAACCCAACTTCAAGTTGTTGCGGCAATTGGAGGAATTGTATCTGGCATGTCTTCCAAAGGTCATTTACGTCAGTATTTTGAAGAAGAATTTTCTAAAATCGGCGGCGGTTCTACTTTGTTAAACGAAAACAAGGATTCTTTAGAAAAAATAGTAGAATCTTATTCTTCGATCGAAAACTCATCCTTGAGAGACGAAGTCGCTTTCGAAGTGGTTCAATCCACTGCGAGAGTTTTGATAGGTTTACTTTTGGAAAAAGGGGTTTCCAAACTCAACAACGAAACAAAGAAAAAAAGAGAAATTCTCTCCAGAGATTATAATCTCGAATCCAAAGCCATCCTACTTTCTAATCGGATTATAGTCGAGGACCGTCAAACACAACTAACGTTTGTATAA
- the metK gene encoding methionine adenosyltransferase: MSLKDFIFTSESVGEGHPDKVCDQISDAVLDAYLDQDPKSRVACETLVTTNLVVIAGEITSKGKVDAQEIARNVIRDIGYNDITMGFDADFAVVSAHVHAQSPDISQGVTEGEGLFKEQGAGDQGLMFGFAINETPELMPMPIYYSHELVKHLAGLRHSNKLKFLRPDAKSQVTVEYKDGKPVRIDTVVISTQHSPDVTHKQIEEALIEECIKKVIPANLLNNTKYFINPTGQFIIGGPHGDAGLTGRKIIVDTYGGYGRHGGGAFSGKDPSKVDRSAAYMGRYIAKNVVASGLADKCEVQLAYAIGVAEPVSVHVDTFGTGKISEEELVKRIRANFKLTPRGIIESLKLLEKGRKYRETASYGHFGRKGSTFTWEETDKASALKG, translated from the coding sequence ATGTCTTTAAAAGATTTTATTTTTACTTCGGAATCAGTTGGCGAAGGTCATCCGGACAAGGTATGTGACCAGATTTCCGATGCGGTTCTAGACGCTTATCTCGATCAAGATCCGAAATCTAGAGTTGCTTGCGAGACCTTAGTGACCACAAATCTGGTGGTAATTGCAGGTGAAATTACAAGTAAGGGAAAAGTAGACGCACAAGAAATTGCAAGAAATGTAATTCGAGATATAGGTTATAATGATATTACGATGGGATTTGACGCCGACTTTGCGGTAGTTTCCGCACACGTTCATGCGCAAAGCCCGGATATTTCTCAAGGTGTAACTGAAGGAGAAGGTCTTTTCAAAGAACAAGGTGCAGGTGACCAAGGTTTGATGTTCGGTTTTGCGATCAATGAAACTCCGGAATTGATGCCTATGCCGATCTACTATTCTCATGAGCTGGTTAAACATTTAGCCGGACTTAGACATTCCAACAAATTGAAATTCTTAAGACCCGATGCAAAGTCTCAGGTTACGGTAGAATACAAAGACGGAAAACCGGTTCGTATAGACACGGTGGTAATTTCTACACAACATTCTCCGGATGTAACTCATAAACAAATTGAAGAAGCTTTGATTGAAGAATGTATCAAGAAAGTGATTCCTGCAAATCTTCTGAACAATACGAAATATTTTATCAATCCTACGGGTCAGTTTATCATTGGAGGACCTCACGGAGACGCGGGGTTAACTGGTAGAAAGATCATCGTGGATACATACGGCGGATATGGAAGACACGGAGGAGGTGCATTTTCCGGTAAGGATCCTTCTAAAGTGGATCGTTCCGCCGCTTATATGGGACGTTATATTGCAAAGAACGTAGTGGCTTCGGGACTTGCTGACAAATGTGAAGTGCAACTTGCTTACGCGATTGGTGTTGCAGAACCGGTTTCCGTTCATGTGGATACGTTCGGAACCGGAAAAATTTCCGAAGAAGAATTGGTAAAAAGAATTAGAGCCAATTTCAAACTGACTCCGAGAGGAATTATAGAATCTCTCAAACTTCTTGAAAAAGGAAGAAAGTATAGAGAAACCGCTTCTTATGGACATTTCGGAAGAAAAGGTTCCACTTTTACTTGGGAAGAAACCGACAAAGCCTCTGCTTTAAAAGGATAA
- the lipL32 gene encoding major surface lipoprotein LipL32 yields the protein MKKLSILAISVALFASITACGAFGGLPSLKSSFVLSEDTIPGTNETVKTLLPYGSVINYYGYVKPGQAPDGLVDGNKKAYYLYVWIPAVIAEMGVRMISPTGEIGEPGDGDLVSDAFKAATPEEKSMPHWFDTWIRVERMSAIMPDQIAKAAKAKPVQKLDDDDDGDDTYKEERHNKYNSLTRIKIPNPPKSFDDLKNIDTKKLLVRGLYRISFTTYKPGEVKGSFVASVGLLFPPGIPGVSPLIHSNPEELQKQAIAAEESLKKAASDATK from the coding sequence ATGAAAAAACTTTCGATTTTGGCTATCTCCGTTGCACTCTTTGCAAGCATTACCGCTTGTGGTGCTTTCGGTGGTCTGCCAAGCCTAAAAAGCTCTTTTGTTCTGAGCGAGGACACAATCCCAGGGACAAACGAAACCGTAAAAACGTTACTTCCCTACGGATCTGTGATCAACTATTACGGATACGTAAAGCCAGGACAAGCGCCGGACGGTTTAGTCGATGGAAACAAAAAAGCATACTATCTCTATGTTTGGATTCCTGCCGTAATCGCTGAAATGGGAGTTCGTATGATTTCCCCAACAGGCGAAATCGGTGAACCAGGCGATGGAGACTTAGTAAGCGACGCTTTCAAAGCGGCTACCCCAGAAGAAAAATCAATGCCACATTGGTTTGATACTTGGATCCGTGTAGAAAGAATGTCGGCGATTATGCCTGACCAAATCGCCAAAGCTGCGAAAGCAAAACCCGTTCAAAAATTGGACGATGATGATGATGGTGACGATACTTATAAAGAAGAGAGACACAATAAGTACAACTCTCTTACTAGAATCAAGATCCCTAATCCTCCAAAATCTTTTGACGATCTGAAAAACATCGATACTAAAAAACTTTTAGTAAGAGGTCTTTACAGAATTTCTTTCACTACCTACAAACCAGGTGAAGTGAAAGGATCTTTCGTTGCATCTGTTGGTCTGCTTTTCCCACCAGGTATTCCAGGTGTGAGCCCGCTGATCCACTCAAATCCTGAAGAATTGCAAAAACAAGCTATCGCTGCTGAAGAGTCTTTGAAAAAAGCTGCTTCTGACGCGACTAAGTAA
- a CDS encoding oxidoreductase: MKHFLDRLERIHKVQGRNLRIRNQFFPERRIDFEKNSFIKKEEKHSFLNLFRRNRYMSQKIALVAGASGLIGKYLLEELSKSSYYQKVYALVRKPGNTTGAEAIISDYESLVTSSLPKEITDVFCCLGTTISKAGSQENFRKVDHEYVLKLAKLTKEKGARSFLIVSALGADPKSFVFYNRVKGEMEKDLEKIGFSFLGIFRPSLLEGEREEVRPGEVVGHLVAKIVNPFLWGGIRKYRSIHGRTVAKAMIQIAEKEPKGIRILESDRIADFG, encoded by the coding sequence ATGAAACATTTTTTGGATCGATTGGAAAGGATTCACAAAGTTCAAGGTAGAAATTTACGGATTCGAAATCAATTCTTTCCGGAAAGAAGGATCGATTTTGAAAAAAATTCTTTCATAAAAAAAGAAGAGAAACATTCTTTTCTCAATCTTTTTAGGAGAAATCGATACATGTCTCAAAAAATCGCTTTGGTCGCGGGTGCAAGCGGATTGATCGGAAAATATCTTTTGGAAGAATTATCCAAGTCCTCTTACTACCAAAAAGTTTATGCTCTTGTTCGAAAACCTGGAAATACTACGGGGGCCGAAGCAATTATTTCCGACTACGAATCATTAGTTACATCCTCTCTTCCCAAAGAAATCACAGACGTTTTTTGCTGTTTGGGAACTACAATTTCCAAAGCGGGAAGCCAGGAAAATTTTAGAAAAGTAGATCACGAATACGTTTTAAAACTCGCAAAACTTACAAAAGAAAAAGGAGCTAGATCCTTTCTAATAGTCAGCGCCTTAGGAGCTGATCCTAAATCTTTCGTATTTTACAATCGAGTCAAAGGAGAAATGGAAAAGGATTTGGAAAAGATCGGTTTTTCTTTTTTAGGAATTTTTAGACCTTCCTTGCTCGAAGGAGAAAGAGAAGAGGTGCGTCCTGGCGAAGTTGTTGGTCATCTTGTTGCAAAGATTGTAAATCCCTTTCTTTGGGGAGGAATTCGAAAATATAGATCGATTCATGGAAGAACGGTTGCAAAGGCAATGATCCAGATCGCAGAAAAAGAACCCAAAGGGATTAGAATTTTGGAATCAGATCGAATCGCTGACTTTGGTTAG
- a CDS encoding transketolase family protein, translated as MGAPNTSTATEKATRDGYGDALHELGASRPDVVVLDADLSGSTKTNKFAKAFPDRFFNVGVAEQNLVGHAAGLALSGLVPFASSFAMFLSGRAWEIVRNSVVYPFLNVKLVASHGGITVGEDGASHQCIEDFAIMRVIPEMTVICPSDYNECKQIIHTIADYKGPVYVRVGRPNVPVIERENYKFQIGEAEVMREGKDVLIIANGVLVNEAIKASEELSKEGIQVTLLNMATIKPIDKETILKYAKECGVVVTCEEHNVVGGLGSAVSEFLSEEYPVHVLKVGMKDQFGKSGTWKELLDYFGLRSKNIVETVKKAKTLKK; from the coding sequence ATGGGAGCTCCAAACACATCGACTGCGACTGAAAAAGCTACTCGTGACGGTTATGGAGACGCGCTGCATGAATTAGGTGCTTCTCGTCCGGATGTGGTCGTTTTAGATGCAGATCTTTCTGGATCTACAAAAACAAATAAGTTTGCAAAAGCTTTTCCGGATCGTTTTTTTAATGTAGGTGTCGCCGAACAGAACTTAGTTGGTCATGCAGCTGGTCTGGCGCTTTCTGGACTCGTTCCATTTGCTTCTTCTTTTGCGATGTTTCTTTCCGGAAGAGCTTGGGAAATTGTTCGTAATAGCGTGGTTTATCCGTTTTTAAACGTAAAGCTAGTCGCTTCTCATGGAGGAATTACAGTTGGTGAGGACGGGGCTTCTCATCAATGTATCGAGGACTTTGCAATTATGAGGGTCATTCCTGAAATGACCGTGATCTGTCCTTCTGACTACAACGAATGCAAACAGATAATTCATACAATCGCTGATTATAAAGGTCCGGTTTATGTTCGAGTAGGACGTCCGAATGTTCCTGTAATCGAAAGAGAAAATTATAAGTTTCAAATTGGAGAAGCGGAAGTGATGAGAGAAGGTAAGGATGTGCTCATCATCGCCAATGGAGTTCTTGTAAACGAGGCGATCAAAGCATCGGAAGAATTATCCAAGGAAGGGATTCAAGTGACCCTTTTGAATATGGCCACGATCAAACCGATCGATAAGGAAACGATTTTAAAATACGCAAAAGAATGTGGGGTAGTAGTTACTTGCGAGGAGCATAACGTGGTCGGTGGACTTGGTTCTGCAGTCAGCGAGTTTTTATCGGAAGAATATCCGGTTCACGTTTTAAAGGTGGGTATGAAAGATCAGTTTGGAAAGTCCGGAACTTGGAAGGAACTTTTAGATTATTTTGGTCTTCGTTCTAAAAATATCGTTGAAACAGTGAAGAAGGCGAAGACTCTCAAGAAATAA
- a CDS encoding DUF1561 domain-containing protein encodes MRKWKVSLLVLFVFIRVDYSYGVNPAFTPIPSGVTGSIVQKPTDPPKDKAIKVVIHDGVKFCYGPIFSGGESYIIVEQCSEQHVMNARYDVFQRISYNINNTWLCITAPEKVIKAEQIWDYVHLRPCTINDPLQRWIIQENAFWTVDGNYRLKDINWYGYISRNSGDNYNHTLDSSMNDWVETVATPGNISIQTSIAWDLQTTEGNERYFIRRGSSDKNTTLLYYNPESGHIAQYNSISGSLYCMYSNVGRSNWNWVTWALCSDAVISKENSAFWNVSFGTDQGGIITDYQGNILRVTRYGSNWGVAYTAKPGFVKTDTRNSPTSLFVVTKDLLNWTRYVSSNLGKTTQYCPAGNHVSLGHKRIVRTLPPDFQLSEAWIRRLYQIAISTVNTTQGSGICGICTLQAFQMLAELQEYHSQEPLQSGGYFFDTAPNTDPFISFRQRYPFLDRLLTDIPRTYHSINVVPADNRNRLVTFASARTILPQYNWAISAEFTTRSEILSHVSSLIDSSHGSLWIAILGRRRPDGTLGWHAATILRTSQGLVVMRTSLISASLSFYRQSLTPSTDPIQIVDNRLGRPDRALIRLITIQLVGSYQNSFDFMISNRNCTGEGEDRRGTGEYPTSSLVNQCLEGRCILQ; translated from the coding sequence ATGCGTAAATGGAAAGTGTCACTGTTAGTTTTGTTCGTTTTTATTAGAGTTGACTACTCTTATGGAGTGAATCCTGCATTTACACCTATTCCATCGGGTGTTACTGGTTCAATTGTTCAAAAACCTACTGATCCACCAAAAGATAAAGCGATCAAGGTCGTTATTCATGACGGTGTAAAGTTCTGTTACGGTCCTATTTTTAGCGGAGGTGAAAGTTACATTATAGTTGAACAGTGCTCGGAACAACACGTTATGAATGCAAGATATGATGTATTTCAAAGAATTTCGTATAACATCAATAATACGTGGTTGTGTATTACTGCTCCAGAAAAAGTAATTAAAGCAGAACAAATCTGGGACTATGTTCACCTTAGACCTTGTACAATCAATGATCCTCTGCAAAGATGGATTATACAAGAAAACGCTTTTTGGACAGTAGATGGGAACTATCGATTGAAGGATATAAATTGGTACGGCTATATCTCTAGAAATTCTGGTGATAACTATAATCATACTTTGGATTCTTCAATGAATGACTGGGTGGAGACCGTGGCTACTCCCGGAAACATCAGTATTCAAACTTCTATCGCTTGGGATTTGCAAACTACTGAGGGAAATGAACGTTATTTTATTCGTAGGGGAAGTTCCGATAAAAATACAACTCTTCTCTACTACAATCCTGAAAGTGGTCATATTGCTCAATACAATTCTATTAGCGGATCTTTATATTGTATGTATTCTAACGTGGGAAGATCGAATTGGAATTGGGTGACTTGGGCATTGTGTAGTGACGCAGTGATCAGTAAGGAGAATTCAGCTTTTTGGAACGTGTCTTTTGGAACAGATCAAGGAGGGATCATCACGGATTATCAAGGTAATATTTTGAGAGTTACTAGATATGGATCCAATTGGGGTGTTGCTTATACAGCCAAACCTGGTTTTGTGAAAACGGATACTCGGAATAGTCCCACTTCTTTGTTTGTAGTTACTAAAGACTTACTGAATTGGACGCGTTATGTGTCGTCTAATCTGGGTAAGACGACACAGTATTGTCCAGCAGGTAATCACGTAAGTTTAGGGCATAAAAGAATAGTCAGAACCTTACCGCCAGACTTTCAATTATCCGAGGCATGGATTCGGAGACTTTATCAAATAGCAATTTCAACTGTAAATACGACCCAGGGAAGTGGGATATGTGGTATTTGTACACTTCAGGCTTTTCAAATGTTAGCTGAACTTCAGGAATATCATTCTCAAGAGCCTCTTCAGAGTGGTGGATATTTTTTCGATACAGCTCCAAATACTGATCCTTTTATCTCGTTTAGACAACGTTATCCGTTCTTGGATAGATTGTTGACGGATATACCGAGAACGTATCATTCCATTAATGTTGTTCCTGCCGACAACAGAAACAGACTAGTTACATTTGCATCTGCTAGAACTATTCTACCTCAGTACAATTGGGCTATCTCTGCTGAATTCACTACTCGTTCTGAGATATTATCGCACGTTAGTTCACTCATCGATTCTTCCCATGGGAGCCTTTGGATTGCGATACTGGGAAGGAGACGTCCAGATGGAACTTTAGGTTGGCATGCGGCTACCATTCTTAGGACTTCTCAAGGATTAGTAGTAATGCGAACTAGCTTAATCTCTGCGTCACTTAGCTTTTACAGACAATCTTTAACACCCTCTACAGATCCGATCCAGATAGTTGATAATCGATTAGGAAGACCAGATAGGGCTCTTATAAGACTTATAACAATACAGTTGGTAGGATCTTATCAAAACTCTTTTGATTTTATGATTTCTAACAGAAATTGCACTGGAGAAGGGGAGGATAGAAGAGGAACAGGGGAATATCCAACCAGCTCACTTGTAAATCAGTGTTTAGAAGGTAGATGTATTCTGCAATGA
- a CDS encoding ParB N-terminal domain-containing protein has protein sequence MKIRVSDIKVKNRIRKDLGDLQPLKESIQKLGLLHPILIDLENTLISGERRLESVKILGWEYVDVRIVDIRNKKERVQMEAEENNIRLEFTSEEQERVRELLKRYSYTTIFGRIFAWILDLLDWLKRFFQKK, from the coding sequence ATGAAAATTCGAGTTTCGGACATCAAAGTAAAAAATCGGATTCGTAAAGATTTAGGTGATCTTCAACCTCTCAAAGAATCCATTCAAAAACTAGGACTTCTACATCCGATTCTAATCGATTTAGAAAATACTCTAATCTCAGGAGAAAGAAGACTTGAAAGCGTAAAAATTTTAGGTTGGGAATACGTAGACGTTCGAATCGTAGACATTCGAAACAAAAAAGAAAGAGTTCAAATGGAAGCGGAGGAAAACAATATCCGTCTAGAATTTACTTCAGAGGAACAAGAAAGAGTCAGAGAATTATTGAAGAGATACTCTTATACTACCATCTTCGGAAGAATTTTCGCATGGATTTTAGATTTGCTGGACTGGTTGAAGCGATTTTTTCAAAAAAAATAA
- a CDS encoding ATP-dependent Clp protease adaptor ClpS yields the protein MASTQTPDLNEITKESTKSTGGPWRVVLWDDNEHTYEYVIEMLVEICMMTVEKAFLHAVQVDKEKRTVVFSGELEHAEHVQERILNYGADPRMSNSKGSMSATLER from the coding sequence ATGGCGAGTACACAAACTCCAGACCTAAATGAAATTACTAAGGAGTCCACGAAATCAACGGGAGGGCCTTGGAGAGTCGTGCTTTGGGACGACAATGAACATACTTACGAATATGTAATTGAGATGCTCGTTGAAATCTGTATGATGACTGTAGAAAAGGCATTTCTGCATGCGGTTCAAGTAGATAAAGAAAAAAGAACCGTCGTTTTTTCGGGAGAGTTGGAACACGCAGAACACGTCCAAGAGAGGATCTTAAATTATGGAGCCGATCCTAGAATGTCCAATTCTAAAGGTTCCATGAGTGCCACCTTGGAAAGATAA